The Phoenix dactylifera cultivar Barhee BC4 chromosome 15, palm_55x_up_171113_PBpolish2nd_filt_p, whole genome shotgun sequence genome contains a region encoding:
- the LOC103723174 gene encoding uncharacterized protein LOC103723174, translated as MASASLPTLKNSLAMATSIRLSTSPLLNPKSRSFPHLLRPFSSKTLALARFPPLKASPTRIRLGASPRREPGFLSRVAKNGGGAPESAAEDEADSARGQSTMPERFRPLTKEAPDRPVRWPWVIALVFLVYAWRTVLWELTNWKKAMLAIIGFFDYLFKLILAFVFHFIGEPITVLIRCIEFALYSARYIYSSVVAFAPVPELTRIIFFTSTIMAIAEATVPDSVNSQQHLLTLAGIIGFGAVNGFVPELLFWLLLSGMFCYSHFIKKRDGVSAALPSTVVLAAVGEPWIRGLAIASYLALAIVQYSKLSEESVRTDTPVIGRRLPLPLLLAALSIGIHLAAKWVRRRHLTWMIV; from the exons ATGGCTTCAGCCTCTCTTCCCACCTTAAAAAATTCTCTCGCCATGGCGACCTCTATACGCCTCTCTACTTCTCCTCTCTTAAATCCTAAATCCAGATCGTTTCCTCATCTTCTAAGACCTTTCTCTTCCAAAACTCTTGCCTTGGCTCGTTTCCCTCCTCTGAAGGCCTCTCCAACTCGGATACGTTTGGGAGCTTCTCCTCGAAGAGAGCCAGGATTTCTGTCCCGTGTTGCGAAGAATGGGGGTGGAGCGCCGGAGAGTGCCGCCGAGGACGAGGCCGACTCGGCGAGGGGGCAGAGCACGATGCCTGAGAGGTTCCGGCCCCTCACCAAGGAAGCCCCCGATCGCCCGGTGAGGTGGCCGTGGGTTATAG CCCTGGTTTTTCTTGTTTATGCTTGGCGGACTGTCTTGTGGGAACTTACAAACTGGAAGAAGGCAATGCTAGCCATCATAGGTTTCTTTGATTACCTATTCAAGCTTATACTggcttttgtttttcatttcaTTGGTGAACCGATCACTGTTCTCATAAGATGCATCGAGTTTGCTCTCTATTCTGCTAGATACATCTACTCCAGCGTTGTAGCATTTGCTCCTGTTCCAGAGCTGACAAGAATAATCTTTTTCACATCAACAATAATGGCCATTGCTGAAGCTACAGTTCCAGACTCTGTGAACAGCCAACAACATCTTCTCACATTAGCTGGGATTATTGGGTTTGGGGCTGTGAATGGCTTTGTTCCTGAGCTTCTCTTTTGGTTGCTTCTCTCTGGCATGTTCTGTTACTCACATTTTATCAAGAAGAGAGATGGTGTTTCAGCTGCTTTGCCATCCACTGTTGTGTTGGCAGCTGTAGGGGAGCCTTGGATAAGAGGCCTGGCTATAGCTTCATACCTGGCTCTTGCTATTGTTCAATATTCTAAGTTATCAGAAGAAAGTGTGAGGACAGATACACCAGTTATCGGTAGAAGACTTCCACTGCCGCTTCTGCTTGCTGCTCTGTCTATTGGAATCCATCTTGCTGCCAAGTGGGTTCGACGCAGGCACTTGACGTGGATGATAGTATAA
- the LOC103723173 gene encoding glutathione transferase GST 23-like codes for MAEKGVKLFGMSLSPMALRVEWALKLKGVEYEYVDEDLLHKSEELLRYNPVTKKIPVLVHDGKPMAESLVIIEYVDEVWKDGYPIMPKDPYERAQARFWAKFVEDKINPAIYAVFCTTGEQQQKALQEAQESFMTLEVALKSKKFFGGEMIGFVDIVAGWLPYWLRIIEEIVGVSIVNENIQPLINEWFDNFLELDLVKGSLPPKDKIYAINKARREQLLA; via the exons ATGGCTGAGAAGGGAGTGAAGCTATTTGGAATGTCGTTGAGCCCCATGGCCTTGAGGGTGGAATGGGCTCTCAAGCTGAAAGGGGTCGAGTACGAGTATGTGGATGAGGATCTGCTCCACAAAAGCGAGGAGCTCCTTCGCTACAATCCGGTGACCAAGAAGATTCCTGTTCTCGTTCATGACGGGAAGCCGATGGCAGAGTCGCTTGTGATCATCGAGTACGTCGATGAGGTGTGGAAGGATGGTTACCCCATCATGCCCAAAGACCCCTATGAAAGGGCGCAGGCTCGTTTCTGGGCCAAGTTTGTGGAAGATAAG ATAAACCCAGCAATATATGCAGTATTCTGCACGACCGGGGAGCAGCAACAGAAGGCCTTACAAGAAGCTCAGGAGAGCTTCATGACTCTCGAAGTGGCCCTCAAGAGCAAGAAGTTTTTTGGAGGGGAGATGATCGGGTTTGTAGATATCGTAGCCGGCTGGTTGCCTTATTGGCTTAGAATAATCGAGGAGATCGTCGGCGTCAGCATAGTGAATGAGAACATCCAGCCTTTAATCAATGAATGGTTTGATAATTTCTTGGAATTAGATTTGGTGAAGGGGAGCTTGCCCCCTAAAGATAAGATCTATGCTATTAACAAGGCTCGCCGAGAACAATTACTTGCATAA
- the LOC103723180 gene encoding glutathione transferase GST 23-like isoform X1 translates to MAEKGVKLFGMSLGLLALRAEWALKLKGVEYEYVEEDLLNKSEELLRYNPVTKKVPVLVHEWALKLKGVEYEYVEEDLLNKSEELLRYNPVTKKVPVLVHEWALKLKGVEYEYVEEDLLNKSEELLRYNPVTKKVPVLVHEWALKLKGVEYEYVEEDLLNKSEELLRYNPVTKKVPVLVHEWALKLKGVEYEYVEEDLLNKSEELLRYNPVTKKVPVLVHEWALKLKGVEYEYVEEDLLNKSEELLRYNPVTKKVPVLVVHDGKPMPESLVIIEYVDEVWKDGYPIMPKDPHERAQARFWAKFVEDKITPPTYAVFCTTGEQQQKALQEAQESFKTLEVALKDKKFFGGEKIGFVDIAAGWLPCWVRMIEEIVGISIVNENIHPLINAWFDNFLALELVKGSLPPKDKLYALNKARREQFLA, encoded by the exons ATGGCTGAGAAGGGAGTGAAGCTATTTGGAATGTCGTTGGGGCTCCTTGCCTTGAGGGCGGAATGGGCCCTTAAGCTGAAAGGGGTCGAGTACGAGTATGTGGAGGAGGATCTACTCAACAAGAGCGAGGAGCTCCTTCGCTACAACCCGGTGACCAAGAAGGTTCCGGTTCTCGTGCATGAATGGGCCCTTAAGCTGAAAGGGGTCGAGTACGAGTATGTGGAGGAGGATCTACTCAACAAGAGCGAGGAGCTCCTTCGCTACAACCCGGTGACCAAGAAGGTTCCGGTTCTCGTGCATGAATGGGCCCTTAAGCTGAAAGGGGTCGAGTACGAGTATGTGGAGGAGGATCTACTCAACAAGAGCGAGGAGCTCCTTCGCTACAACCCGGTGACCAAGAAGGTTCCGGTTCTCGTGCATGAATGGGCCCTTAAGCTGAAAGGGGTCGAGTACGAGTATGTGGAGGAGGATCTACTCAACAAGAGCGAGGAGCTCCTTCGCTACAACCCGGTGACCAAGAAGGTTCCGGTTCTCGTGCATGAATGGGCCCTTAAGCTGAAAGGGGTCGAGTACGAGTATGTGGAGGAGGATCTACTCAACAAGAGCGAGGAGCTCCTTCGCTACAACCCGGTGACCAAGAAGGTTCCGGTTCTCGTGCATGAATGGGCCCTTAAGCTGAAAGGGGTCGAGTACGAGTATGTGGAGGAGGATCTACTCAACAAGAGCGAGGAACTCCTTCGCTACAACCCGGTGACCAAGAAGGTTCCGGTTCTCGTAGTGCATGACGGGAAGCCGATGCCAGAGTCGCTCGTTATCATCGAGTACGTCGATGAGGTGTGGAAGGATGGTTACCCCATCATGCCCAAGGACCCCCATGAAAGGGCGCAGGCTCGGTTCTGGGCTAAGTTTGTAGAAGATAAG ATAACCCCTCCAACATATGCAGTATTCTGCACGACCGGAGAGCAGCAACAGAAGGCCTTACAAGAAGCTCAGGAGAGCTTCAAGACTCTCGAAGTGGCCCTCAAGGACAAGAAGTTTTTTGGAGGGGAGAAGATCGGGTTCGTAGATATCGCAGCCGGCTGGTTGCCTTGTTGGGTTCGAATGATCGAGGAGATCGTCGGCATCAGCATAGTGAACGAGAACATCCATCCTTTAATCAATGCATGGTTTGATAATTTCTTGGCATTGGAATTGGTGAAGGGGAGCTTGCCCCCAAAAGATAAGCTCTATGCTCTTAACAAGGCTCGCCGCGAACAATTTCTTGCATGA
- the LOC103723180 gene encoding glutathione transferase GST 23-like isoform X2, producing the protein MAEKGVKLFGMSLGLLALRAEWALKLKGVEYEYVEEDLLNKSEELLRYNPVTKKVPVLVHEWALKLKGVEYEYVEEDLLNKSEELLRYNPVTKKVPVLVHEWALKLKGVEYEYVEEDLLNKSEELLRYNPVTKKVPVLVHEWALKLKGVEYEYVEEDLLNKSEELLRYNPVTKKVPVLVHEWALKLKGVEYEYVEEDLLNKSEELLRYNPVTKKVPVLVVHDGKPMPESLVIIEYVDEVWKDGYPIMPKDPHERAQARFWAKFVEDKITPPTYAVFCTTGEQQQKALQEAQESFKTLEVALKDKKFFGGEKIGFVDIAAGWLPCWVRMIEEIVGISIVNENIHPLINAWFDNFLALELVKGSLPPKDKLYALNKARREQFLA; encoded by the exons ATGGCTGAGAAGGGAGTGAAGCTATTTGGAATGTCGTTGGGGCTCCTTGCCTTGAGGGCGGAATGGGCCCTTAAGCTGAAAGGGGTCGAGTACGAGTATGTGGAGGAGGATCTACTCAACAAGAGCGAGGAGCTCCTTCGCTACAACCCGGTGACCAAGAAGGTTCCGGTTCTCGTGCATGAATGGGCCCTTAAGCTGAAAGGGGTCGAGTACGAGTATGTGGAGGAGGATCTACTCAACAAGAGCGAGGAGCTCCTTCGCTACAACCCGGTGACCAAGAAGGTTCCGGTTCTCGTGCATGAATGGGCCCTTAAGCTGAAAGGGGTCGAGTACGAGTATGTGGAGGAGGATCTACTCAACAAGAGCGAGGAGCTCCTTCGCTACAACCCGGTGACCAAGAAGGTTCCGGTTCTCGTGCATGAATGGGCCCTTAAGCTGAAAGGGGTCGAGTACGAGTATGTGGAGGAGGATCTACTCAACAAGAGCGAGGAGCTCCTTCGCTACAACCCGGTGACCAAGAAGGTTCCGGTTCTCGTGCATGAATGGGCCCTTAAGCTGAAAGGGGTCGAGTACGAGTATGTGGAGGAGGATCTACTCAACAAGAGCGAGGAGCTCCTTCGCTACAACCCGGTGACCAAGAAG GTTCCGGTTCTCGTAGTGCATGACGGGAAGCCGATGCCAGAGTCGCTCGTTATCATCGAGTACGTCGATGAGGTGTGGAAGGATGGTTACCCCATCATGCCCAAGGACCCCCATGAAAGGGCGCAGGCTCGGTTCTGGGCTAAGTTTGTAGAAGATAAG ATAACCCCTCCAACATATGCAGTATTCTGCACGACCGGAGAGCAGCAACAGAAGGCCTTACAAGAAGCTCAGGAGAGCTTCAAGACTCTCGAAGTGGCCCTCAAGGACAAGAAGTTTTTTGGAGGGGAGAAGATCGGGTTCGTAGATATCGCAGCCGGCTGGTTGCCTTGTTGGGTTCGAATGATCGAGGAGATCGTCGGCATCAGCATAGTGAACGAGAACATCCATCCTTTAATCAATGCATGGTTTGATAATTTCTTGGCATTGGAATTGGTGAAGGGGAGCTTGCCCCCAAAAGATAAGCTCTATGCTCTTAACAAGGCTCGCCGCGAACAATTTCTTGCATGA